The segment CCTGTTTGACCGGGAGTCCTTTGATGGTTAGGCCGGTCAACTGCTTGAATACTGCTAGAACCTCTTCCTCTGCAGCAGCTGCTTTAATACCTCCCGCTTTCCCCCTGCCGCCGGTCAACACCTGAGATTTAAGCATGACCTCCGGTCCCACCAATTGGTAAGCGTTAATTGCATCATCTTCGGTTTTGGCAAGCTGGCCGGCTGGTGTCTTAATTCCTATATCTTTGAATAGCTGTTTCACCTGGTACTCATATAAATTCAAAGCTTACCCCACCTTTACCAAGGTATTTTGTAAGTATTCGCTAATTACTTTTAATTTGGTACCGGTTGTGAACACCTGATCAACACCGAGTTTTTCCAATTCCTCAAAATCCCTGCGAGGGATATTTCCCCCGACTAACACTTGTACCTCATCTTTCATTCCTTCTGTTTCCAGCCGCTGCATTAATTTCCTGACTAAGGATACGTGTGTCCCTGAAAGGATGCTCAACCCAATGACCTGCACATCTTCCTGGATGGCCGCGCCCACAATTTGATCAACTGATTGGCGTAAGCCGGTATAAATTACTTCCATACCTGCGTCCCGTAAAGCCTTGGCTACAACCTTTGCTCCCCGGTCATGACCGTCCAATCCAGGCTTAGCTATTAAAACTCTGATTACTTTACGATTTTCCATTACTCAATCCCCCTCTTACACCTTATATAACAGCCGGTTCCTGGAATTCACCAAATTCTTCTTTCAATATGCCGATGATTTCGCCTATGGTAGCATAAGCTTTTACAGCTTCAACCAGATAAGGCATCAAGTTTTCTTGGCCCTTTGCAGCCTGCTGCAGATTGGCCAGTGTTTTAGCTACCTGTCCAGCGTTACGTTCCATTTTGACTTGTTTCAGCCTGTCAACTTGTTTGGAAAAATTTTCGCGGTTTGCTTCGTACAACTGGAAAGTAGGGTCCGATTCATCCTTAACAAATTTGTTTACCCCCACAATAACTAGTTCACCGGACTCGACCTGTTTCTGATGCTGATAACTGTTCTTTAAAATTTCTGATTGAATATGACCGCTTTGCACAGCTTTGACCATGCCGCCCTTATCCTCAATCTCTGTGATAATTTTCATGACCGCACTTTCCATTTCATCGGTCAAACTTTCGACAAAATAAGAACCGGCTAAGGGATCAACCGTATTCATAACCCTGGTCTCATAACCCAAAACCTGCTGGGTACGCAGCGCCAGCTCCGCACTTTCCACAGTGGGTATATCGTAGGCTTCATCCCAGGCGCAGGTAAACATGGACTGGACCCCGCCCAAAACCGACGAGAGTGCTTGATACGCGACCCGAACCACATTATTTAGCGGCTGTTGCGCGGTGAGGGTGCTGCCGCCGCCGACTACCCCAAACCTGAACATCTGCGATTTGGGTTTCACTGCGCCAAACCTTTCTTTCATAAGCTTTGCCCAAATTCTCCTGCCGGCCCGGTATTTGGCCACTTCCTCAAAAAAGTCATTGTGTGTGTAAAAGAAGAAACTTAAGAGCGGGGCAAATTCGTCAATATCAATCCCCCGTGCCAGTGCCGCCTCAACATACGAAATGGCATCGGCCAAAGTAAACGCCAACTCCTGAACGGCGGTTGCTCCGGCATCCCGGAAATGTGCCCCCGCTATACTAATTGGATTAAACTTAGGGGCATTGTTCATGCACCACTCAATAGTATCCACAATTAACCTGATGGATGGCTCGGGAGGAAATATCCATGTCCCCCTGGCCACGTATTCTTTTAAAATATCGTTTTGGATCGTCCCACGGACCTGCGCACTGTCAATGCCTTGTTTTTCCGCCACGGCAATGTACATTGCCAGCAGAACTGAGGCAGTGGAATTGATGGTAAACGAAGTGCTAATCTTATCCAGCGGAATGCCGTCAAAAAGAATTTCCATATCCAATAAAGTATCTATCGAGACGCCTACTCTTCCTACTTCCTCTTCCACCATTGGGTCATCGGAATCATAACCAATTTGTGTGGGCAGATCCAGGGCTACACTTAAACCGGTTTGGCCCTGACCTAACAGAAACTTATAGCGCTGGTTCGATTCTTCTGCTGTACCAAACCCTGAATATTGGCGCATGGTCCATAACCGGCCCCGATGCATGGTAGGGTAAATTCCCCTGGTAAAGGGATATTCACCGGGAACTCCTAGGTCATTCAAGTAGTCCATATTGGCCATATCTTTGGGTGTGTACAGAACCTTGACCGGAATTCCCGAAGACGTTGCAGCCTGGTCTGTTTCTACTGTACTAGCCCAATCCTTTAATTTTTCTCCTAATTTATCCATCGTTACCCCTCCCTAACTATTTACGTAAAATCCCTTGTGGATCTACCCGCCCTCTTAGGACCCGCAGTTCGTCCTCATTGGGCGGTGAAACTACTTCCACCTGCTCATGCATTATCAATTCAAATCCTGTATTCCGCACCACCTGATCAGGGTCGACACCAGGATAAACTGCCTTGAGGCGCATTTTCTTGGTCTCTTCCTCAAAATCCATAATACCGAAGGGAGATATCACATACTTAGGTCCCCCACCCGGTAAACCCAGTGCGCGCCGGGCATCTGCGCCCCCATTATGCCAGCCCACTGCGGATACATAATCGCATCTTTTCACAAATACCCGGGGATTATGACTGCCCATTAAAATATAATAGCGTTTAATATAAGAAGATGTGGTTGGGGTGCCGGCGCTGCCGGGGCCCCGCAGTTTAAAATTCCCCTCTTTTCCCTTGATACCAATCAAATTGGTGTTGCCGTACTGGTCCACTTGTATACCGCCAATAAAGCAAACATCTGCTTTTCGCGCACTTTCCAGCTGCATCTCAAAAGTAAAGTACCCTTCCGCCCACCGCCGATACCGACCGTCGGCGAATAAAGGATAAAGCTGAAGCTGCTTTTCCCGGGCCATATCAGTCATGTAAAAATACATGGGCACTTTCAGATTAGGGCACCGCAGCAGGTAAGCCTGCATCACACCTGCCCGAGGAATTGGCTGGTTCGCCCCTACTATTACCAGTTCATCATCGTGCATCTGCCGGGAAATAAAAGTAGCCATTAATTCATCAATTGTATAATCACTGCTCATGCCATGCCCCCTAAAATTCGGCCAGTGAAAGGAGCTTTCTAATACCGATAGTCTCCAAGTAATCCTCATGGTCCGAAAGGTTTGTCACATACTTATTAAGGTAATTCTCTACTCCGTCTGGATCATCTGACTTGACAGCATGTAAGTATTCTTGCAAATGCTCAATGTCAGCACTGTAGAAGCCTTCACTGGCATAGGGGTGAGACCCATAAGGAGCTTTTACAATTCGGTCTACGTAGAAATTAGGTATCGTGACGCTGTTTGGTTTCCCCATGACAAACTCATGAGGAATAATCTGCTCAACTTGAACCACGGTAGTTTCAGCCGCCCCGGCCATGGTCTTATCCATAAAGGTGGTGCCGTAGTGAGCGACATTGCCGTATTTATCTGCATAAGCGGCATGGAGAAACGCCACATCAGGTACGATTGCCGGAACTGCTAATAAGGGTTCGCCATTAATGGGGTCGTTGAAAACCTTGAGAGTGGGGTTTAATTCAGGCAGTGATGTACCCACTCCCCCGCGCCATGGCATAAAAGGAAGGCCTGCAACTCCGGCTTTTAACCCGGCCAAAACAATGCCGCTGTCTACCTCCATCACCTCTACCTGACCCTTTTCAACGGTCTGACGAAAAATAGGTGATATAGGTGCGATAGCTTCGGCCCCAACATACGGCACTATTAATTTGCCAACGCACCCCGCTGCAAGCAAAAGGTCAATTTCCAAACCGGCGGGGATGGCTACAATGGTTAAGTTTTTGGTTTTGTTACGAATCATTTCCCGGATTAATACCATTGGGATATTCGAGGAGATGAACCCACCAATGGCTACTGTCATCCCATTTTCAATTTTGGCTGCCGCTTCTTGGACAGTGGTGACTACTGATTTGCGTTCCATATTTTATCTCCCTTTGAAATTGGGTTTTCGTTTTTCTTTTAAAGCATTTACTGCTTCGGTATGATCCTCAGAGGCCCAGACCACGGAGAATAACTCTGACTCATAGTTTAGCGCCCCTTGAAAAGACATTTCCCGCTGGTCGTTCAGCAGGAGTTTTGCGTACCTCACTGCCAAGGGCGAATTGGCAGCCATACGACCGGCCAAATCTTTAGCCGCATCCAGCAGTTCCGCCGGCTCCACAACCTGGTCTACTATTCCCATTTCCAACGCTTGCTCAGCTTTTAAAATATCACCGGTGGTCAGCAGTGCCAGTGCTTTTGACCGACCTATCAGCCGCGCCAGCCGTGGTCCTCCGCCCCAGGAAGTCATAATCGCCAGCTTCACCTGCAGCAGACCCAGCTTGGCACTGTCGGCCGCAATTCTGTAATCACAGGCCAACGCAACCTCGGAGCCGCCGCCGTAGGCAACGCCGTTGATTGCGGCAATAACGGGGATTTCTAGATTCTCCAAACGGTTTAGGGTATTTTTTATAAGAAAGGACATCCGCCTGCCATCCTCTATGGTAACTAGCTGTTCAAATTCTTTCAGGTCCCCGCCTGAGACAAATGCTCTGTCACCTGACCCAGTAACAATCAGCACCCTGATGGATTGGTCTTTTTCAATGCTGTCCAATACAGCATTTATTTCCTCCACAGTGCCCAAGCTGATGGCATTGCGCACTTCGGGCCGGTTAATTGTCAATATCGCAATGTTATTTTCAACTGAAAAAATTAAGTTTTTGTACAAGCTAACCCCTCCAATCTGGTTTATTAGACAATAAGTTCAGCTAGATCATTGGACTGCACCCAATCTCGGCAGCCACAAGGCAAGATCCGGAACTAACGCCAGCAGCGCTATGGTAACTGCCATTATCAAGACATATGGGAGTACCCCCCTGATAATGGTCTCTAAGGAAATGTCCGGTGCCACACCCTTAACAACGTAAAGGTTTAACCCTACAGGAGGTGTAATCAGCGCCATTTCCATGTTTATGGCCATCATTACCCCAAACCACAGTAAGTCCCAATCCAAGGCCACTATGACCGGAGCTAAAATTGGTACTGTTATGACGATTATGGAAATGGTCTCCATAAAGAAACCCAGGAATATCAGCAGCAGATTTATGACTATCAGGATAAGCCATTTGGATATTGCTAAGTTAACAACCATTTCGGAAATGGACGAAGCCACATTGGTTGTGGTCAGTACGTAACCAAAAAGCATGGCCCCGATTATTATCATCCCAATCATGGCGGTATTCTTTGCTGTCTCTTGGATTATCTGTAAAAGGGCATTCCTATTTAAAGTCCTATAGCCAGCCGCCAAGACAAGACTGCCGATACAGCCCAAGGCCGCAGCCTCGCTGGCCGTTGCCACTCCGCCGTAAATGGAACCTAAGATGATGACGATTAATACGGCCAATGGCAAAATGTCCTTTAATGCCACAAACCTATCATGCCAGGTTACTTCTTGGTCAATTTCCATTATGTCAGATGTGTTAATAGAATATCCTTTTCTGACATGTGCGGTGATAATTTGGTAACCGGCAAACATCAGCATCAGGAGTATTCCCGGTATTACCCCAGCCATAAATAGCTTTCCTATGGACTGCCCGGCAGTTACGCCATAGATGATTAAAGGGATACTAGGAGGAATAATGATACCCAGTGTTCCCCCTGCACTCACTGAGCCTGTGGCAAATTTCGCGGTATACCCTCTACTTCTCATTTCTTTGATTGACATGTTGCCAATGGCTGCGGCAGTGGCAACACTAGAACCGGATACAGCAGCCATAATCCCACAGGCCACCGTAGTAGCGACCGCCAGACCACCCGGCAGCCACGAAAGCCATTTAGAAATTGCATTATATAATCGTGAGCCCATCCCGCTAACAGAAATCACGGCTCCCATAAATATAAAAAGAGGAACTGAGCTTAGCACAAAAGAAGCAACGGCACTCCATGCAGTTGAAGCTACCAGCGAAAGCCCGCCTGCACCCTGTAAAATCACCAATACGGCAATGGATAGAAAACCCAATGCATAGGCTACAGGTACTCCTATTAAAAGTAACACCAGTAAGGCCAAGAAAATTATCGTTCCAGTCAATAGTTCCATAACTAAGCTCCCTTTGAAACCAAATTTAGCGTTTCATCTAGCAGCAAAAACATCATTCCCAGTACGAAAAAAGCATAGGGGATTGCGAGCGGCACCGATAGGATGCCCCAGGATTTCCAACCCAAGCTGTAAGCTTCCCACCAGAATAAAACACTTTGCCACAGGAAAACGGTTATAAAAACCAGGTTAATTATAGATGTGACAGCAGCAAAAACTCTTTTCCATTTGTCACTAACCCTTGTCACCAGGAAATCCACACTTACGTGTCCCCCTTGGGAGGATGTATAGCTGGCACCGATAAGAATTACAAATGCCACCATGTACTCCGTGGTTTCCACTACCCAAGTTGTCTGTGCATTAAATAAGTACCTGAGCAAGACATCATAAGAGATGATAATGGCCATCAAGATAGGCAGTGTACCGGCAAATATACCGGCGCTTGCCGTAATCAAACCCACCAATGACTTTAATGTCTTTGTCACACAACATAACACCCCTTTTTAAGAATGGGTTTTTTTAACGCTTTAATGTCGTCATATTGGGAATTACCTTTCCCAGCCTGGATGTGGCTGGGAAGAAGGCAACCCGGTGCTGAGCAGACAGTTGGTAAAACCTTAGCTGCTTTTACCGCCCATAACTTTTAAGTGTGGTATCAAGCAGCCATTCGCCGTTAGGTACTTCCTCCCTGAAGGCAGGGTAAGCATTTTCTTCAGCTGCTTTTGCAAATCCGTCCCACTGTTCCTTAGTCATTTTCTCTACCGTTACCCCGGCGTCGGCAAACATTTTGGCGACCCTAGCGTCTTCTTTCTTAGCACCTTCTAAAGCTTCCTGTTCAACTTCTTTTGCCACCTCTAACATAATTTGCTGCTGGTCCTCAGTTAAACTATCCCAAGCCTTCATACTGATTGCCAAGGGTTCAATTGTAAAATAGAAGCTATAATCTTCCGGTGAAGTATAATAATCCGCCACCTCATATAGTTTGTACGACCCAAAGGAAGAGGAGGAAGTCAATACCGCATTCAAAAGGCCGCGCTGTAAAGCGGTATAAATTTCCGAAGATGCCATCGATACAGTCCCGCCTCCCAGCGACTTCAACATAACTTCGGTATATTTCCCGGCAGATCGCCATTTTAGACCTTCAACATCACCGATGTCCTGGACTGCTTTATCTGTGGAAGCAATACCGCCGCTAATTTGAATCCAGCTTAAAGTTTTAAAGTTTAACTGTTTATTGAGTTTTTCCTCAATATTCTTCATTACCTCAGAGTCTTTAAAAGCGAACACTTCGTCATGGTTTCTCCATAATGCAGGCATCAATACGATGTTTAGTTCAGGAACTGCACCGGCTGCATAGATGTAGGGATAGATGGCCATGTCAATCGCCCCGTTTTTCAAAGCAGTATGGGTGTCCTTGGCTTTAACCAGGGACTGGGCCGGATACATTTCGATTTTTACTTGACCGTTGGTACGCTTTTCTACCTCTTCAGCAAATTTCATCCCGGCAGCAACCACATAATCTTCACCATCCTGGGGCCATTGATGGGCTAACTTGAGAGTTACGGCCTTTTGTGCTTTAGGCTCCACCTTTTGTTCAGCCTTTGGCTCTTTTTTAGCAGTTTCATCAGCAGTATTTTGAGAGCCGCACCCGGTTAAAAGAAAAACCGTGCCCACAATTAAAGCTATTGTTAATAACAAAACAGACTTACGCATTGACACACCTCCGAATTTTTTTGATATCACGGTGGAACTAACTCTTTGTCGTCTACAGCCAGTCGGCACCTCCTTTCGTAATAGGGCACATTTTACAGCACATTGATTGAATTGTCTGTATATTGCTAATATTAAAGCAATTACCGTGCCAGACATTTAGCTGTTGATACTGCTTTATTTTCAAGCCTGTACTAATTAGAAAAAAGAAAACAGTGCGAAATTGCACTGTTCCATTATGCACATGTATGCAGTTTTGCACTGTTACTTAGTAATTTCAATGCCGTATTTTTGCCTCTTTCTAGTCAGGGTAGAGACATCAATTCCCATCCTGTCTGCTGCTTGTTTTATTGTTTCGCTTTCCTTAATTATTTTTTCAATAAACATCTTTTCAAATTTATCAACCGACTCTTTAAGATTACTGCCGTAATTTGTTTCGTGAGTTTGTTCAGGTACAACCTTAGCACACTCTAATTTTTGATATTCTAGTATTTTATCCGGTAAATCTACAAGCGTAATGTTTTGGGATGAACTTAGAACCAGCATTTGCTCAACCACATTTGCCAACTCCCGGACATTTCCCGGCCAATCATAGTTCATTAGAGCTTTCATTACATCTTCTGTGATTATTTTTTGTAAATCATACCTTTTATTAAACACACCCATATAATATTCAGCCAGAGGTCGTATATCTTCTTTCCTTTCCCTTAGAGGCGGTATCTGAATAGTCACCACTTTCAGGCGAAAATATAAGTCTTCTCGGAAACTACCCTCTTTAATCATCTGCTCTAAATTACGATTGGTGGCACAAATGACACGAAAATTAATATCCTGGGCATGCAGTCCGCCAATACGGGTTACCTTACGGTCCTGGATGACGTTTAAAAGTTTTACCTGCAGTCGTACGGGAAGTTCACCAATTTCATCTAGAAACAATGTACCGTTACTGGCTAATTCCAGCCTTCCAATCTTGCCGTCCTTCCGAGCATCGGTAAAAGATCCTTTTTCATAGCCAAAAAGCTCGGCCTCCAGCAGCTGTTCTGGAATTGAGGCACAATCAACTTTGATAAAACTTCCCTGATGCACCCGTTTACTAAGTTGGTGTATTACTCTGGCGATAATATCTTTTCCTACCCCGGTTTCTCCGGTTATAAGAACAT is part of the Metallumcola ferriviriculae genome and harbors:
- a CDS encoding CoA-transferase, which produces MSSDYTIDELMATFISRQMHDDELVIVGANQPIPRAGVMQAYLLRCPNLKVPMYFYMTDMAREKQLQLYPLFADGRYRRWAEGYFTFEMQLESARKADVCFIGGIQVDQYGNTNLIGIKGKEGNFKLRGPGSAGTPTTSSYIKRYYILMGSHNPRVFVKRCDYVSAVGWHNGGADARRALGLPGGGPKYVISPFGIMDFEEETKKMRLKAVYPGVDPDQVVRNTGFELIMHEQVEVVSPPNEDELRVLRGRVDPQGILRK
- the dctP gene encoding TRAP transporter substrate-binding protein DctP, with product MRKSVLLLTIALIVGTVFLLTGCGSQNTADETAKKEPKAEQKVEPKAQKAVTLKLAHQWPQDGEDYVVAAGMKFAEEVEKRTNGQVKIEMYPAQSLVKAKDTHTALKNGAIDMAIYPYIYAAGAVPELNIVLMPALWRNHDEVFAFKDSEVMKNIEEKLNKQLNFKTLSWIQISGGIASTDKAVQDIGDVEGLKWRSAGKYTEVMLKSLGGGTVSMASSEIYTALQRGLLNAVLTSSSSFGSYKLYEVADYYTSPEDYSFYFTIEPLAISMKAWDSLTEDQQQIMLEVAKEVEQEALEGAKKEDARVAKMFADAGVTVEKMTKEQWDGFAKAAEENAYPAFREEVPNGEWLLDTTLKSYGR
- a CDS encoding enoyl-CoA hydratase/isomerase family protein; the protein is MYKNLIFSVENNIAILTINRPEVRNAISLGTVEEINAVLDSIEKDQSIRVLIVTGSGDRAFVSGGDLKEFEQLVTIEDGRRMSFLIKNTLNRLENLEIPVIAAINGVAYGGGSEVALACDYRIAADSAKLGLLQVKLAIMTSWGGGPRLARLIGRSKALALLTTGDILKAEQALEMGIVDQVVEPAELLDAAKDLAGRMAANSPLAVRYAKLLLNDQREMSFQGALNYESELFSVVWASEDHTEAVNALKEKRKPNFKGR
- a CDS encoding TRAP transporter small permease subunit, whose product is MTKTLKSLVGLITASAGIFAGTLPILMAIIISYDVLLRYLFNAQTTWVVETTEYMVAFVILIGASYTSSQGGHVSVDFLVTRVSDKWKRVFAAVTSIINLVFITVFLWQSVLFWWEAYSLGWKSWGILSVPLAIPYAFFVLGMMFLLLDETLNLVSKGA
- a CDS encoding TRAP transporter large permease — protein: MELLTGTIIFLALLVLLLIGVPVAYALGFLSIAVLVILQGAGGLSLVASTAWSAVASFVLSSVPLFIFMGAVISVSGMGSRLYNAISKWLSWLPGGLAVATTVACGIMAAVSGSSVATAAAIGNMSIKEMRSRGYTAKFATGSVSAGGTLGIIIPPSIPLIIYGVTAGQSIGKLFMAGVIPGILLMLMFAGYQIITAHVRKGYSINTSDIMEIDQEVTWHDRFVALKDILPLAVLIVIILGSIYGGVATASEAAALGCIGSLVLAAGYRTLNRNALLQIIQETAKNTAMIGMIIIGAMLFGYVLTTTNVASSISEMVVNLAISKWLILIVINLLLIFLGFFMETISIIVITVPILAPVIVALDWDLLWFGVMMAINMEMALITPPVGLNLYVVKGVAPDISLETIIRGVLPYVLIMAVTIALLALVPDLALWLPRLGAVQ
- a CDS encoding sigma-54 interaction domain-containing protein is translated as MGSSQKDEAEHYKLQLEALMEHSYDGIYISDGEGNPVNMNEAFAEFIGVSRDELFHLHVSELISKGYIPESVVMEVLEQKKEVTRMINYRTGKETIVTGVPVLNEAGEIFLVICNLRDLTELKTSERELKETKKITEEYRQHIASFFEDIKQQPFGQLIYRSRKMNNIKQKADKVAQVDTNVLITGETGVGKDIIARVIHQLSKRVHQGSFIKVDCASIPEQLLEAELFGYEKGSFTDARKDGKIGRLELASNGTLFLDEIGELPVRLQVKLLNVIQDRKVTRIGGLHAQDINFRVICATNRNLEQMIKEGSFREDLYFRLKVVTIQIPPLRERKEDIRPLAEYYMGVFNKRYDLQKIITEDVMKALMNYDWPGNVRELANVVEQMLVLSSSQNITLVDLPDKILEYQKLECAKVVPEQTHETNYGSNLKESVDKFEKMFIEKIIKESETIKQAADRMGIDVSTLTRKRQKYGIEITK
- a CDS encoding cobalamin B12-binding domain-containing protein, whose amino-acid sequence is MENRKVIRVLIAKPGLDGHDRGAKVVAKALRDAGMEVIYTGLRQSVDQIVGAAIQEDVQVIGLSILSGTHVSLVRKLMQRLETEGMKDEVQVLVGGNIPRRDFEELEKLGVDQVFTTGTKLKVISEYLQNTLVKVG
- a CDS encoding acyl-CoA mutase large subunit family protein, with product MDKLGEKLKDWASTVETDQAATSSGIPVKVLYTPKDMANMDYLNDLGVPGEYPFTRGIYPTMHRGRLWTMRQYSGFGTAEESNQRYKFLLGQGQTGLSVALDLPTQIGYDSDDPMVEEEVGRVGVSIDTLLDMEILFDGIPLDKISTSFTINSTASVLLAMYIAVAEKQGIDSAQVRGTIQNDILKEYVARGTWIFPPEPSIRLIVDTIEWCMNNAPKFNPISIAGAHFRDAGATAVQELAFTLADAISYVEAALARGIDIDEFAPLLSFFFYTHNDFFEEVAKYRAGRRIWAKLMKERFGAVKPKSQMFRFGVVGGGSTLTAQQPLNNVVRVAYQALSSVLGGVQSMFTCAWDEAYDIPTVESAELALRTQQVLGYETRVMNTVDPLAGSYFVESLTDEMESAVMKIITEIEDKGGMVKAVQSGHIQSEILKNSYQHQKQVESGELVIVGVNKFVKDESDPTFQLYEANRENFSKQVDRLKQVKMERNAGQVAKTLANLQQAAKGQENLMPYLVEAVKAYATIGEIIGILKEEFGEFQEPAVI
- a CDS encoding CoA transferase subunit A, whose amino-acid sequence is MERKSVVTTVQEAAAKIENGMTVAIGGFISSNIPMVLIREMIRNKTKNLTIVAIPAGLEIDLLLAAGCVGKLIVPYVGAEAIAPISPIFRQTVEKGQVEVMEVDSGIVLAGLKAGVAGLPFMPWRGGVGTSLPELNPTLKVFNDPINGEPLLAVPAIVPDVAFLHAAYADKYGNVAHYGTTFMDKTMAGAAETTVVQVEQIIPHEFVMGKPNSVTIPNFYVDRIVKAPYGSHPYASEGFYSADIEHLQEYLHAVKSDDPDGVENYLNKYVTNLSDHEDYLETIGIRKLLSLAEF